The DNA region CTAGCATAAGCTCTTTTTCTGTGAGGTTTTGATGTTTTTGAATGTAACGCATAAGATCACTGTCTTCATTTAGGTAATTCAAATAAAGTGCTACTCCCTGCTTTAAGATGGCTGGATAAATATCACTAGGCATTGTTTTATCTATTACAACTTGTTTAAACAGTGCATCATATCCCTTCGCCTCGAGTGTGAAACTTTCTAGCAGATTAAACTTATCACCGACTAAATGGAGGTCAAGTGGATGGTTATGATTCGTTCTGTCTAACCATGCAAGTAAGGTTAGCAGATTGATTTGACAAAACATATCAGCATCAAACCATAATGAAATGTGGGTAAAGTTTTTACTTAATAGCGGTTGCAAGGGTTTTAGTGTGTGTTCAATATATTGCACCGGCGTTACATGATGAACCTTTGCACGTAATTCGATGAATTCATCAGAAAATAGATCATTAGACGTGTTTCCATAACACATGGCTTCATTAAAGGGAGTCATCATTTCACCTTCAAGAAAATGTGTCTCTCTGTAATAATCGTACATTGCTTGTCCATTTAATATATGTAATGTATTTTTTTGTATCATCGTTGACAACTCCTGTTCCTATTAATTAAATTGCATTAATGATTAGCTGTTTTTTCGAATTAAAATTTTAGTTGTCCATTTCCTAAAGGAAGTGGGCTCTTTTTGATATAATAATACCAAAATCCAACTAACCTTTGGAAGGCACGATTAATTGAGAAAACAAATTTATGACTGAAAAGGAAAAAGGCTAAGTGGAAAACCTTATAAATTATTTGGTGAAGAACTATTTTGCTAAATTGAATATTTTAAAAATCATAGCATCACCTAGGCTTTTTAATTCGTTTTTTATGATAATTTATGAAACAAAGAGAAAGGAAATATGCATATATGAATATTAAAACAGTATCAATCATTGGGCTAGGCGCATTAGGAATTTTATTTGGTCATCATTTGTCCAAAAAAATGCCAAAGGTAGATTTGAGAATTATTGCTAATCAGGATCGAATCAAGAGATATGAAAAAGACAAGATTTTATGTAATGGTGAAAGGTGCCAGTTTAATTATGTTACACCAGATGCTGTTTGTGAACCAGCTGATTTACTTATTTTTACTGTTAAATTCGATGGTTTAGAGGATGCTGTTCAAGCTGTTAAGAATCATGTTGGAGAGCATACCATTATTCTATCAGCGTTAAATGGGATTACAAGTGAAGCTGTAATTGGCCAGACTTATGGGATGGATAAAGTTTTATATTGTGTCGCCCAGGGGATGGATGCAGTTAAAATAGGAAATGAACTTACATACACTAATAGGGGAATGCTCTGTTTTGGAGATTGGGAACCAGGTATTGTATCCGAAAAGGTGAAAAGAGTAGCTGACTTTTTTGAAAAAATGGAGTTTCCATATGAAGTAGATACCAAAATGACCAAGCGGCAATGGGGCAAATTTATGCTAAATGTTGGAGTTAACCAAACGGTTGCTGTTTTTAATAGCAATTACGGTGAAATCCAAAGGGAAGGACAAGCGAGAGAAATAATGATTGCTGCGATGAGAGAGGTTATGGCTCTATCAGAATATGAAGGAACCTATTTAACTGAATCCGATTTAGAATACTGGTTAGGCGTATTAGGCAGATTAGACCCAGAAGGAAAACCTTCATTGGCTCAAGATATAGAAGCTAGGCGGCATAGTGAAGTAGAATTATTTTCAGGTACTGTATTGGAATTAGGCTTAAAACATGGAATTCCAACACCTGTAAACAAAAAACTTTACGATAAGATTAAAATTATGGAGAGTCAATACTGAGATTGTGGATAAAAAAATAACCTAGGCAGCCCCAAATCGTTATGTAAAAGTAAAGCGCATAACGATTTGGGGTTGTCTTTTTTTATTTGATCAAATTTAGATTAGTTCACAAATTTGTCATTTTTGCATTTTTGGAAATGGCAACGTAGTGACTGTTATTTTAATATTAAAATAACATTTCGGTGAGGTAAACACTGTGATAACAGTGGTTTTAGGGGATAAATAACCCAAAATCACTAATCTTTTCATTCAGCTGAAATAATTTACAAGTAAATCAAGTGAAATGATAATTACTTAAAAATGTGATTCAGTTCACTTCGTTGATAACCGTTCCCAACTATGATTTAAGTATAAGTTAGTTAAGTAAAAACAAGTCATATAACAACAATTAAGGGGGTTGGTTTTCAATGGCGAATAGCAAAAAAAATAAAGGTAACGAACAGGAAGCACCGTTAGTTGGTACCTGGATTTCTGTAGGAGTGGTTGGAGTAGTGATTCTTGCTACGTACATTATATTATTTAGTCTATATATGGGTAGAGTCTAAGGGGGGAATTGAAATGAAAATGCATCTTGATGAAAAAATATGGCTTACATTAAGCTTTGGTATGATTATGGCTTTCATGCTATTTACTGGTTATCAAGCAGTTGCTTTAGAAATGGGACCGCCGAGTCATATGGAAACAATTGATCCACAAAAGGTAGATCAAACGGCCCCATTTGACAATCCTGGAATTAAACAAATTGGCGAAA from Neobacillus sp. FSL H8-0543 includes:
- a CDS encoding ketopantoate reductase family protein, whose amino-acid sequence is MNIKTVSIIGLGALGILFGHHLSKKMPKVDLRIIANQDRIKRYEKDKILCNGERCQFNYVTPDAVCEPADLLIFTVKFDGLEDAVQAVKNHVGEHTIILSALNGITSEAVIGQTYGMDKVLYCVAQGMDAVKIGNELTYTNRGMLCFGDWEPGIVSEKVKRVADFFEKMEFPYEVDTKMTKRQWGKFMLNVGVNQTVAVFNSNYGEIQREGQAREIMIAAMREVMALSEYEGTYLTESDLEYWLGVLGRLDPEGKPSLAQDIEARRHSEVELFSGTVLELGLKHGIPTPVNKKLYDKIKIMESQY
- a CDS encoding cytochrome C oxidase subunit II, yielding MANSKKNKGNEQEAPLVGTWISVGVVGVVILATYIILFSLYMGRV